The following are encoded together in the Bicyclus anynana chromosome 2, ilBicAnyn1.1, whole genome shotgun sequence genome:
- the LOC112045377 gene encoding chitin deacetylase 8-like yields MVLYRSLLGNRRSSNNCPVAATFFVNHEYTDYTLVNELYNAGHEIALHSITHQVPTDYWRDADYATMMREIGDQRSQIAHFANIPINTVHGVRLPFLQMSGNASFQMMASAGLTYDISWPTNALREPGLWPYTLNFRSTQDCVIPPCPTASIPGPWVIPMITWTDLQGLPCSMVDNCFHHPHGADQEGWFQFIMRNFQRHYNGNRAPFGFYVHEWFVRINPGLRFALERFLDLLSNLDDVFMVNAKEVANWVQNPISVNNYRQRPCRSHVRAPCSATFCGPLRAPADNKNYYMQVCSRCPRVYPWLNNPLGL; encoded by the exons ATGGTGCTATACCGCAGCTTACTCGGGAATCGTCGCAGCTCCAACAACTGTCCTGTTGCGGCCACCTTCTTTGTGAACCACGAATACACCGACTACACTCTGGTCAACGAGCTGTACAATGCTGGCCATGAAATCGCACTCCATTCCATCACTCATCAAGTCCCGACCGACTATTGGAGGGATGCTGACTACGCCACCATGATGAGAGAGATTGGTGACCAACGAAGTCAGATTGCTCATTTTGCGAATATTCCCATTAACACTGTCCACg GTGTTCGTTTGCCGTTCCTTCAAATGTCTGGAAATGCTTCCTTTCAAATGATGGCCAGTGCCGGACTTACTTACGACATAAGTTGGCCCACcaacgcccttagagagccgggTTTATGGCCTTATACCCTCAACTTTAGATCGACTCAAGACTGTGTAATCCCTCCGTGCCCAACTGCATCAATTCCTGGTCCGTGGGTCATTCCCATGATCACCTGGACTGATTTGCAAGGACTACCCTGCTCAATGGTCGACAATTGTTTCCACCA CCCTCACGGAGCGGATCAAGAAGGCTGGTTCCAGTTCATCATGCGCAACTTCCAGAGACACTATAACGGAAACCGTGCGCCTTTCGGCTTCTACGTACACGAATGGTTCGTCCGGATCAATCCTGGCCTCAGATTTGCGTTGGAGCGATTCTTAGATCTACTTAGCAACCTCGACGATGTATTCATG gTCAACGCCAAGGAAGTGGCTAACTGGGTGCAGAACCCTATCTCAGTCAACAATTACCGCCAGAGACCATGCAGGAGCCATGTGCGTGCCCCATGCAGCGCCACCTTTTGCGGACCCCTGCGCGCTCCTGCCGACAAC aaaaactaCTACATGCAGGTGTGCAGTAGATGCCCGCGAGTCTACCCCTGGCTTAACAACCCTCTTGGATTGTAA